The following are encoded in a window of uncultured Pseudomonas sp. genomic DNA:
- a CDS encoding methyl-accepting chemotaxis protein produces the protein MRLRSLTNLNTLLLVTVCVALAATLWWSQRALERPYLLMARYLSLAQQFQGETAQNINTYLKSGDALRHRAALQALESLEQATTELPPQLAANLRTSLGELKAFSANQLLAAGKLSADPQGLLLQAEREIDAALEQLAQYADSSEASAAAPYRRPLFSAARHLTRLAHARDRLVRSGRSELVSEVERELAALDEHAQALNALPLLGVAETRQSSNLSFADMLGLDANSESSQAEDHGIALKRDLASLLKRYPGELQRTRSLIEQRAALASSTRVQVEQVQQALAALEPRVRAEHGRIQGEVQLILGLMIGLILLIALIIDTLQRRLTRVLTHLAPALSTWAQGDFAADIQLGSRTQELRDIEESLNRLRAYLVDLVGTIRQHAEQVVGSSRTLADLSGGLHGGAERQAGDTAQIRDALGELQTTIQQVAGDASQAAEASRDANRALEQGQQVIGHSLTGLHALVDQVQGNAQAIERLAEETATIGNVLTVIRGIAEQTNLLALNAAIEAARAGELGRGFAVVADEVRSLSQRTSGATAEIQELIGRLQQAARQSVQAMRSQVEHAETTASQAAAADGALDEIVAAIRTISSMAERIADATAQQSGAVSDIRGHSERIHTLGGDNLQRIGQGRQQGEQLLQLGGQLHTAVQAFRV, from the coding sequence ATGCGCCTTAGATCCCTCACCAACCTCAACACCCTGCTGCTGGTTACCGTCTGCGTGGCGCTGGCGGCCACGCTTTGGTGGTCGCAGCGTGCCCTGGAGCGTCCTTATTTGCTGATGGCGCGCTACCTGAGCCTGGCGCAGCAATTCCAGGGCGAGACCGCGCAAAACATCAATACCTACCTGAAAAGTGGCGATGCTCTGCGCCACCGCGCAGCTCTGCAGGCGCTGGAGAGCCTCGAACAGGCGACGACCGAGCTACCGCCTCAACTGGCAGCCAACCTGCGCACCAGCCTCGGCGAACTCAAGGCATTCAGTGCCAACCAGCTGCTGGCCGCCGGCAAGCTTTCCGCCGACCCGCAAGGCCTATTGCTGCAGGCCGAGCGGGAAATCGACGCCGCCCTTGAGCAACTGGCGCAATACGCCGACAGCAGCGAAGCCAGTGCCGCTGCCCCTTATCGCCGCCCGCTGTTCAGTGCTGCCCGCCACCTCACGCGCTTGGCCCATGCCCGCGACAGACTGGTGCGCAGCGGCCGCAGCGAACTGGTCAGCGAGGTAGAGCGTGAGCTGGCGGCCCTGGACGAACACGCCCAAGCGCTCAACGCCTTGCCGCTGCTCGGCGTAGCCGAGACCCGTCAGTCGTCCAATCTCTCGTTTGCCGACATGCTGGGGCTAGACGCCAACAGCGAAAGCAGCCAAGCCGAAGACCATGGCATCGCTCTCAAGCGTGACCTGGCCAGCCTACTCAAGCGCTACCCTGGCGAACTGCAGCGCACCCGCAGCCTGATCGAGCAGCGCGCGGCACTGGCCAGCAGCACCCGCGTACAAGTCGAGCAAGTGCAGCAGGCACTCGCCGCGCTGGAACCGCGGGTGCGCGCCGAACACGGGCGCATCCAAGGCGAAGTGCAGCTGATCCTCGGCCTGATGATTGGCCTGATTCTGTTGATTGCGCTGATCATCGACACCCTGCAGCGGCGCCTCACCCGCGTACTCACACACCTGGCCCCGGCCCTATCGACCTGGGCCCAGGGCGACTTTGCCGCAGACATTCAGCTGGGCTCACGCACCCAGGAATTACGCGACATCGAAGAATCGCTGAATCGCCTGCGCGCCTATCTGGTTGATCTGGTCGGCACCATTCGCCAGCACGCCGAACAGGTGGTCGGCTCCAGCCGCACCCTGGCCGACCTCAGCGGCGGCTTGCATGGCGGCGCCGAACGCCAAGCCGGCGATACCGCGCAGATTCGCGACGCACTGGGCGAGTTACAGACGACCATTCAGCAAGTGGCCGGCGACGCCAGCCAGGCCGCGGAGGCCAGTCGCGACGCCAACCGCGCCCTCGAACAGGGTCAGCAGGTGATCGGCCACAGCCTTACCGGCCTGCATGCGCTGGTCGATCAAGTCCAGGGCAACGCCCAGGCCATCGAACGCCTGGCCGAAGAAACAGCGACCATCGGCAATGTCCTGACGGTGATTCGCGGGATTGCCGAGCAGACCAATCTGCTCGCGCTGAATGCCGCCATCGAGGCGGCGCGCGCCGGGGAGTTGGGCCGTGGCTTTGCCGTGGTGGCCGATGAGGTGCGCTCGCTATCGCAACGCACCAGCGGCGCGACGGCTGAGATTCAGGAGCTGATCGGCCGCTTGCAACAGGCCGCCCGGCAATCGGTACAGGCCATGCGCAGCCAGGTCGAGCATGCAGAAACCACCGCCAGCCAAGCCGCCGCCGCCGATGGCGCGCTGGATGAAATTGTCGCGGCGATCCGCACCATCTCCAGCATGGCCGAGCGCATCGCCGACGCCACCGCACAACAAAGCGGCGCGGTCAGCGACATTCGCGGGCACAGCGAGCGCATCCACACGCTGGGCGGCGACAACCTGCAACGTATTGGCCAGGGCCGCCAGCAAGGTGAGCAACTGTTGCAACTCGGCGGCCAGCTGCACACCGCCGTGCAGGCATTCCGGGTCTAA
- a CDS encoding PleD family two-component system response regulator, which yields MIEHEDPSSDRLKQHFAQRVINQARQVLEVWQRLQRSEWSEPGMAELREATQLLQRYAQRFDQAEHRQLAEEIDACLQQVADNRGRLNSQLISQLNLLLQRLSRTGLRHGDRFEQTVLPPLRKPVYLALQHMERAEQLVQRLEFFGMTAIAMDNANAFRNAMLERHPAAILMEVDFSGPGCGLQLAQSVQEGLEHKIPLLFFSAADTDTMTRLAAVRAGGQEFFTGSLDASNLFERIEVLTHVAQYEPYKVLIIDDSRAQATHTERVLNSAGIVTRTLIEPIQAMSHLADFQPDLVILDMYMPECNGPELAQVIRHNDRYVSVPIIYLSAEDDLDKQLDAMSEGGDDFLTKPIKPRHLIATVRNRAARARNLKARMVRDSLTGLYNHTHTLQLLEDARFRAERDGLPLSFAMIDIDFFKKVNDTYGHPMGDRVIKSLALFLKQRLRKSDHIGRYGGEEFAVVMPGTDAESARRVLDEIRQRFAEIQFSAQPHDLSCTFSGGIAQLTPDLDGKLLSQQADEALYVAKHGGRNQVAIYRAD from the coding sequence ATGATCGAGCACGAAGACCCCAGCAGTGACCGCCTCAAGCAGCACTTCGCCCAACGCGTGATCAATCAGGCACGCCAGGTACTGGAAGTCTGGCAGCGCCTGCAGCGCAGCGAGTGGAGCGAACCTGGGATGGCCGAGTTGCGCGAAGCGACACAGTTGCTGCAACGCTACGCCCAACGCTTCGACCAGGCCGAGCACCGTCAACTGGCCGAGGAAATCGATGCCTGCCTGCAGCAGGTTGCCGACAACCGTGGCCGCCTCAATAGCCAACTGATCAGCCAGCTCAACCTGCTGCTGCAGCGCCTGTCACGCACCGGCCTGCGCCACGGTGACCGCTTTGAGCAAACCGTGCTGCCGCCACTGCGCAAACCGGTCTATCTGGCCTTGCAACATATGGAGCGCGCCGAACAACTGGTGCAGCGCCTGGAGTTCTTCGGCATGACCGCCATCGCCATGGACAACGCCAACGCCTTTCGTAACGCCATGCTCGAACGCCACCCGGCGGCCATCTTGATGGAAGTCGACTTTTCCGGCCCCGGTTGCGGCCTGCAACTGGCGCAGAGCGTGCAGGAAGGCCTGGAGCACAAGATCCCGCTGCTGTTCTTCAGCGCCGCCGATACCGACACCATGACCCGCCTAGCGGCCGTGCGCGCCGGCGGCCAGGAGTTTTTCACCGGCAGCCTGGATGCCTCGAATCTGTTCGAACGCATAGAGGTGCTGACCCACGTTGCCCAGTACGAGCCTTATAAGGTGCTGATCATCGATGACTCGCGGGCTCAGGCTACGCACACCGAGCGTGTACTCAACAGCGCCGGGATCGTCACCCGCACACTGATCGAGCCAATCCAGGCGATGAGCCATCTGGCCGATTTTCAGCCGGACTTGGTCATCCTCGACATGTACATGCCCGAGTGCAACGGCCCGGAGCTGGCCCAGGTGATTCGTCACAACGACCGCTATGTCAGCGTGCCGATCATCTACCTGTCAGCCGAAGACGACCTCGACAAGCAGCTCGATGCCATGAGCGAAGGCGGTGATGACTTTCTCACCAAACCGATCAAGCCACGCCATCTGATTGCCACCGTGCGCAACCGCGCCGCCCGCGCACGCAACCTCAAGGCACGCATGGTGCGCGACAGCCTGACCGGCCTGTACAACCACACCCACACCTTGCAACTGCTCGAAGATGCACGCTTTCGTGCCGAGCGCGACGGCCTGCCGCTGAGCTTTGCGATGATCGACATCGACTTCTTCAAGAAGGTCAACGACACCTACGGCCACCCCATGGGCGACCGGGTGATCAAAAGCCTGGCGCTGTTTCTCAAGCAGCGCCTGCGCAAGAGCGACCATATCGGCCGCTACGGCGGCGAAGAATTTGCCGTAGTCATGCCCGGTACAGACGCCGAATCAGCCCGCCGGGTGCTCGATGAAATCCGCCAGCGCTTCGCCGAAATTCAGTTCTCGGCACAACCCCACGACCTGTCCTGCACCTTCAGCGGCGGCATCGCCCAACTAACCCCCGACCTGGACGGCAAACTGCTCTCGCAACAGGCCGATGAGGCGCTGTATGTAGCCAAGCACGGCGGGCGCAATCAGGTGGCGATCTACCGCGCGGACTGA